TCTGATAACACGACCAATAAATTTATAATTGGAGTTTAATTTTTAGCTAAAAGTAGCATGAATGATTCTGTGATTCTCGAAGACTCATCTGTAGAAAATTTACATCATTCACAACTAATGTAGCTTTCTATTTTTTTCTCATTCTCGCCTTTTAAAGAAATTCTAGTACCTCCCCTTTAAAGAAATTCTAGTACCTCTGGGAGCAAGAATAAAGATATACAACTAAGAAGAAGAGAAATCACCTTTTTGGACAAAAGTCATGCATCTGCATTCCCTGTTGCTGTATCAGAGTATCTAAGCTCCCGCAGATGTTGAGCTATCTCAGTCAAGAGTTTTGTTCCTTCTCCACCCCTCTGTAATGTCATGGCCGCGTGTTTTAAGAAGCCACTTTCTGCTTCTACAGCTCTCAATCTCTCTCTGATTAGAGACACTTCTCTTGTAAGGGTAACCTTATTCTCATTTCCTAACAACATTATCAAACTTTTAGTATCTATTGTCTGATAATCAACaacaatgaaaagaaaaagataggATGATAAACAGGGAAGCAAAGACTCATATGTACCTCTTTCTTGAATAACATTAGGCTCTAACACATGAGATTCAACATCAGGAGGTATTTTAATCTTCTTTTCAAGGTTTGTCAACAAACCCTGTAGATAAGATCTCTCGTTCTCAAAATCAAGGTTTGATTGATCAACAATTCCCTCTCCATATTCCCTAGGACGTTCAATATGGAGCTCGTTTACTCCATCTTGATCTACTTCACGAGGACTGCCACAGTCTGATCTTTCACCGAAGGATGATACAGAATGAGATTTCAACTCTTGATAATCATCATCTGCATCGACTTCACAGACCTCACTACCTACTTTCTTGATATGTCCATATTTCTCCCTGTAGGTCTCGAGTTCAGCCTCCAATACCTTTATCTCTTCCTCCCTCTTCAAAACTAGGTCTTTCATGACTTGCAAGGCCTCTTGGTCATATTCTGCTTGTTCTTCCATCATTCTCTGATATTGCAATGCTTCCATTTGGACAGCTGCCTTCTCTGCTTGCAAGCGCGTGATCATTGCCATGGCATTGTTTGCTGCAACAGCAGAGGCACTTCTTTCTTCATCCAATTCCATGTACAGTTCCATGAGAGACTTTCGGTCCAGACGAACCTGCCTCTTTAAGCGATGCAAGATGTCATCGTCTGCTGCACTCGTGTCATTAGCATCTGAAATGAATTCACTCTTATCACCACCCAATTTTCTGGGCCTATAAGGCCACTTAGGACTGGCTTGAGCTGAGTCTGACAATGGGATTCCAAAGAATTTATTTCTTGCAGAATTTGGGGTTTTGCAAGAATCATCATGTATGTCCTCAGGATCTGGTAGAAGTGGGACACTAGCAGCTTTAATATCATCTCTACCTGCTACACATTggaaaaaagagagataaagtaGAATAAACTATGCAAAGAGATGTGAACTATGAGGTGGTGGATGCTAAGATCCTTCTTGATTCAGAGAAGCTTTCTGCAACTGCAATTCCACCATTTCTTCTGCTTGCattattctttctttcttaaaacGAGTACCAAGCACTAACATACCATAAAATTAACAACATAACTCGTAGCATCAAAGACAGATAAAGGGAAAAAAttgtaacccccccccccccaaaacacacacacaccatATTCATTCAATAATgtaaggatttaagttatatacaccgaCAATGGATAGAACTTATACTCTAATTGTAAAAGTTGCAGAAGTTAAGATGAAAGAgctcttctctttcttcattgttctttttttttctttcaccaCAACACTGTTAATGAAGAAAACATGAAGCAAAAGAAATCCTCAAGATAAATAGGTACCTGCATTTTGGTGACCCTCATCATCTGGAAGGTCCGAGTCATTTTCTGAGGTAAACTTGAGCTCTGTGTACCGGAAATGAGGCAATTCTAGATTGCGCGATTCCTCATTTCTCCATATTGTCAAGGGAGATCGAGGAGACGGGGCAGGAGCTTGAGaataaatattttcatttatAGACGAGTTCCGCAAATATTTAGACCTCAATTTCAGAGGCTCCCCACAACAAGAACACCTCAGGATAACAACAGCTCCTGTTTTGATGACCTCATCTTCATTCTTCACTGATTTTATGGAAACTCTCTGATCATCTCCATCCACAAAGCAATCAATGTCTTTATGCAAAATCCCAACTAATGACTTGTACCTATCACAATCAGAATCCTTCTCTGTTGCAAATGAGAGAAGGCAGCCTTCACACATGTTCCTAATATCAGAAAGCTTCTTGTGGACATGACAATACGCAAGGGAAGAGATGTCCTTCTTGTGAACTTCGCAAATGGAATCattataatagaaactggagttTCTTTTAATGAAAATGTGATCGATTCTCGTGCATAGCAAGCAGGGAACTTTCAGTTCGAAGAATTTAGCGAATTCATTGGTGAAAAATGCAAGAAAGCCATCAATGAAAAGAATAATGATCATCACCCATTCAAGAATAGCATATATGAAGAAAACCCCAACTCTCCCCATCTTCTGTTCAACCAAACGCTTAAAAGATCGCGAAGCCATTCTTTTTACCTTAACTTTTGTCTAATAAAAACAACCCAACAAAATTCAAGACAAAGAATGTGCTctgtgaaaatttaaaaagtgGGGTGTTGATAAGAAAGAGATGAAGAAATGAGGGTTCAAAAGAATAGGGATGAAATGAGATAGATCATGATCTTGGTAGGTAGAGTAAACCCCAGATCATGACCTTCCTCTTAATTTCTCTCTAGTAAATGTGAAGAAGGAAAGATAGGAAGTCTGTTTCCCTAAGACAAATGTTTCCAAAAATTGGATGGTGTTGTGAATACCAGCTATATGTACCAAATGACCATTCTTTTTTGTTCAACTAATTAATAGGAAAGTGCTTGGCGGATCAATTAACTGAATTAACGGTTGTCAATCGTGCTCACGCCAAGGAAAAAACTAACTAATAACCATGATTAATTAATAcaatactataattatttcagtTTATAACTTAACTATGATAAATCAAGCGGTGCGAGTTACATGTGACCCATCACTCCTAGGTATTATGTTTCGTAATCCATATAAAAAATTCTGTCTCATTACATTTTATCATCCGAGATAGGCATACTCCTATCATCCATATTACATATTTTTTGCACAAGCACAATTCTTAAGTAATATATTTAATAGCGGCAATTATAATCATAGGAGTATTATATATACTATCTGTTATCTTTCTTTAAACATCTCATTAATTAATACTCACAAATTGTAAAAAGATAAGTAActttgaaaaaagaaaatcaataattTCTCGTTAttcaaaagaataatatttggagAGTACCGAATGCTGTGGTTACTTATTTCCTAATCCAAAGTGTTACTCGTGCTGCTGTATAGAAACCTGCGGGCATTTGGAAACGGGAGGAGCACACATAAATGATATGTGTGCACGCACGACCAGGCGATTAAATGACCAATCCTTGGACAGTAGCATCCATCCCCCGCTTCTTCTTCACCCGCTCCGCCATCCTCCGCCGTCAACCTTCACCGTGTTCCGGCGTGGCCACCATGAGCGCCGCCGGAGAAAAGAACTTCAGTTCGGACGCTGCCCATTTGGAAACAATTTTCAAGCAGAAAAAGGCCCTCCGTTCTGTTGTTAAAAGAGATCTCAAGTCCATGGATCCCATCCTTAGATCCCAAGAaggtattttttttttccaacacacGAATTTAAAAGTTGATTATTTCTCTCCCCTTTGAAGGTATATTAATAATTTTGATTTGTATGCGAGTGGTTAGATGAAGCAATACAAAGGATTGTAATGGAAGCTCCATGGTTTAAGGCTTGCAAGAGATTGTGTGCTTACATAAGCTCTAGTGCTTTGCGAGAAGTAGATACAACCCAAATAATGTCTCATTTTCTCGGAAGCCATCCAGAGGTGTGTACCTACTCATCAAAATGCTTTGCCAAAATGATTCATTCAAAAAAATTTAAACCCCTTTGTTGCTATACTAAAATTCTCGTGCATAAAGGGGAttcaacaatttatatataacaaGAAAAAGTTTTTTCTCTATTTACACAGTATAATTTTGCAAGGAAGGGAATTCAATTGAACCTCTGGAATTTCTCTGTTACACGAACTGGTTTGGGATTGAGTCGCAGTTGATTGATTAATTGATAAATGGGCAGTGCTATATATTGGATATCATAAGTACTTCTCCACTAATATTAAGCACTAGGTGACAACATTGTTACAATTTCTTGGTGTTGCTCTCTTCATTGTTAAGTGTTTTATTAGTTATAGACCTTAATTCTCGTTCTCATTTCCCATTATCAAATAAGATCAGGATTTGCAGATGCAAAAGAAGCTTTTTGTTCCAAGAGTGGAGGATAGGAACAGAAACATGCGAATGCTTCACATCTCAAGCACTGATGATTTGATTGCAAATTCAATGGACATTCTGGAACCAGCTCCAGTAGATGCTGATGGAAATGAACGTGAAGATGGTACATTTACCTTTCCTTTGTAAATACTGAATAGTTCTTTTTCTTCACACTGCTGTAACTTTTTTTACTGCAGCAACAATAGGTAAAATGCACATAATCAACTTGTTTCATGTTACATTTCAATGAGTTAAAACCTCTAGTAATTCATAAAATTTTGAGGAGCAATTTCGTTCTGTGTCTCGAAGTTGTCTTtaattgtggaagtttgtttcAGAAAACTCTATTACGGGTGTTACTATGTTAGGGTAATCCTTTCTTTATGTTTTATTAACTTCCCTAAAATGCACATATTGAATAAATTATTTGGTGCATAGGAAGCCTCTTGTTACATTAGTTGCCTGTTTCGTGTTAAAAGTGGAACCTTTTTGTTTGTTCTCATTTTTGTTGTTACAATTACATAGTAGTTGCTAGCAGCTTCCTCAGGAAAGTATGCCCCTTCCTTTTAGTAATAAATCCCAGCCAAACTAGTTAGTCTTTAGAACTAATGGGATATGCTCTGTCAACACACTTTTCCCATCTACAAAAAATCTCATGGTTATCAGGCAAATTTTTTATAGGAAATCATATTCAAAGTAATAGTCTAGATATACACTTTGTGTGTGCCTCGGTGTGAGTAGACACTTGTCTAAAACAGGCAACACTTGAACAGGATGAGAAAGGAGAAAGCATTAAAGAATTTTGGTTGCTTTGATTGATGAAGCGTCAAAGATTATACGGAAAAGGGTCAAAAATATCCCTCTACTATCGAATATTGTTTAAATTTACCCTCCGCGTGGTACTAATCGATAAAAAATGCCCCTACCATCTTACTATTGAACAAATATGCCCCAAGTTAATGGAGGGGCCACGTGGCGGCCATTTGCTACACCCGGTACCCGACCCTAAAAATTAAACCCTTATTCAACATCCCTATGAAGTTTTTCCTGTTATGTCGCCGGCGAAGCTTGCTGCCGACACCCTCTTCTCCACCATCACCTCCCTCACCTCTTCGGCTCATCTCCATAGCCACCACCAGTGAGAAAGAAACCCACCTTCACCCATACCACTCCAAAAAGTTACAAAGCACATTTAGATCTTAATCTCCTATTCATTTACCTTGTCTCGACAATTACACAAAGTGACAAAGAGCTATGAGGCGGACATAACAAATACTGAACTCTCATTGCTGCAGAAAGATCAAGATAAAGTTGAATGCTTACATAAATTAAAGGTTTAATTTCATCTCTCATGAAAGGAATTAgaggggaaaaagaagaaaaaaagagttatCTTTTGAGCTTGATAGAATGGCAATAACTTGAGGAATTCGGGATTTGACATTGTATATTATAGCTTTGTGGGTCTGAATAATAAGAAATATAAACAGATTATTTCTTTTACTCTCATGGAGATTTAGCCTTCTTTTCTTGGATTTACCAATGTGGATGTGCAGATAGAGATTGACCTTCATTTCTTGAGTTTTCCAAGTAGATTTGCAGATAATAGGCTCCAACAAAGGAGATGAAGTAAGGACCAAAAAAGTTAGGGTTCAGATTTTGGTATGAGGGTATCGGGTAGTGGGTCGGGTCAGTATAAAAACCAAATGTCTTAAATGGCTGCCACGTGGCCTCTCTGTTAACTTGGGGGCATATTTGTTTAATAGTAAGACGGCAGGGGCATTTTTGATCGATTAGTATAACGGAGGATAAATTTAAACAATATTCGATAGtagaggggtatttttgacccTTTTCTGAAGATTATAATATACCTGATACAAATGGAAAGAGCATAGCAGATTTAGGTTCATTAGTACAAGATGAAAGAGCGTAGTATATCTTTAGGTTCATTTGTACAGCTGAACTTTTGGCATCTCTGAAATTGATACCTTTTCCTGGTGTGTTCTCTTATTGTACTATTGTTGTTGAAAGAAGTGTCAATTTTTCCGCTTATCCAACAaggaggaaaaaagaaaaaaaaggtgcTGGTCTTTGAGACCTACTTCATCAAGATAGTAACCAAGTTATGAATATATTTTCTTGCTTATGATTGATGTGTAGCTCATATTTGGACATGTTTGTTGGTACACACATTTATTTCTGTCGAGTTCTCTTTCGAGGGTGAAAATTGGAAAAGGATTGTGGACTTAATGGTAGTAATTGAAAGATTTTTTGTCGTTGCAGTTTTGTTCGCAAATGAGCCTGTTGATTTGTTTCTTTTACCTGGTAAGTGCGTTAATGTTTGTCATTAACTTGTGAAACTCTAAATGATTCAAAGCTTGAAATCATTGGTAAATACATTGGTTTTGGTAATAATGTATttacactctctctctctctcacctaTGAAGGACTTGCATTTGATAAAGCTGGAAGACGGTTGGGCCGCGGTGGAGGGTAGGTTTTGTCCCTTTGTCTCTGTAGTTCCCCTTCTGCAGAAGTAACAGCTTTGGTTAATATAAATAGAGAAAACGTACAAGGAAGCAGAAGAGCGACctgttaaaaaaaaaaggaaaaacaaaataagaagagtaGTCACATGGTTTTACCTGTTCATTCTTGATTGCACTTTTACATTTTTGTCCTCTTGTTGATGATCCTTTGTTTTTCATTGTTTGACACAAATAGTTACTACGACACCTTTTTGTCAAGATATCAAGAGCTTGCAATGGAACGGAATTGGAAGCAACCTCTCAAAAGTGTGTCTCTGTGTCTGCTTCTTTCCAGGATTACGTACCATTTCGCTGTATCTTCTTTGTTCACAGTAAacgaattttccttttctatattGACTTTTTCACTTTGGATTGCAGTTGCACTTTGTTATTCAGTGCAGATAGTGGATGAGGGTACTATACCACTAACTCCAAATGATATTCTTGTGGACGCACTTGTATCACCTTCCGGTGTGATTCCTATTAGTCCAGCTGCGCTGGAGATACGCCATTGAAAAGATGCTCTTTTAAACATGAAAGCCTCAGGAGAATCCCCAGTCACAGCATCATCGAAGAGGTGGGGAAGGAATCACACCTTAGTGAATTCTGATCCAGAGAGGTTTTACCCCTACCCTATaaaggcagagaggctgttttcgattaGTGAATTCTGATCCAAGCATATAATACTACTGCGGTCATGGGCAAGGATAATGGCTTGTTCTATTTTCTTGAGAAATGGCATCTGGAGGAAGAGGTTATTATTATGAAATGATCTGTTGTTGTAGGTTTGGTAGCCATGTATATAAATTGATTTGAACCATTTATTTGTGGTAGCATATATGAATTACCATTATCCCTTATCTCTAGGGTAGGCAGCAAGGGGTACAACCCTGTATCAGAGTTCTCCAAAATGGGATAATGAATACATGTCATATTAGAGACTTGTAGGGGTGGCAAATGGACGGTTAGGGCTGAATTTGGGCGGATCAAAATGGGTTGTCATTGCCAACCCACCTATTGATAGTCGGACGTGGTTGACAATCTCATTCAGATCATACTCAATATTATGCAATACCAAGGAAACGAGACTCGTGTTAATATTGTTATCGTTATACAACCTAAGGCCCTCAAATGTCCTGTATGCGATGTGCTTACAGTTGGATTTTTACTTTTATCAGGTTCAAAACAGAACGTAGTACTATCGTTTATAAGTCCTTATATTTGAATATACGAGCAACCAAACATTTTGACTACATCCACATATTATTGTTACTGTGTATTAGTTAATCTCCTGTGTTACTATCTACCACATACAATAACTTGTCACTCTTCAAATTTCATTATCATCGTGGTATAgtcaaaaaaattaaatagattaCATTACATGCAGCATGCGGTATTCTAATTACGTTATGGAAAAGTCATATTCCAACAAACATGGACGTCATCTTCCCAATAAAATTTATCAGGAATATAGGATCAGGTGAAAAAGAGAAGCATTAGATTGAATTCTTCCTCAGGATCTCAATGTCAGGCAAATAAACGACTTTTTCCAGTATTTAAATTTTAGTTGATTATGTCGTATGCCAATTTAACAAAAATATTGGGCATGGGTAGGTTTACCTACTCCATTTTCCTCCAATTTGATCATTTTTCCTAGCAATAGTCCAGTATTCCAGTTGAAAGATATTAGAGCTTCTCTGTTGTTCTAATGTCGCGCAGCTTCCAGAAGCTCTTGGCTCTATCCTGATAGTTTAGAAAGATAAACAAGTGTGGCTGCCTCTGAGCATTGCATTTAGTTCAAATCATGATTTATTAACTTTagtagacccttgtggtccggcccttccccgggccccgcgcatagcgggagcttagtgtaccGGGCTGCCCTAGTTTAGGAATTTAGGACTGATTCAACACTATTTGGCTTGTCATACCATAGGAAGGGCTAGGATGAACCACCTGATTAAAAAGGAGTTGAACAATTCATTGCTTTGACAAATGATACAATAATTCACAGAGGTCGTAATCCCCAAGTAAGATTTACCAGCAATTCGATTGACTATTTCATCTCCTTACAGAAGTTGAAACGTTGCATTCATCTATTGTCAAAGCGCCAACTAACCTCAACTAAATTTCCTTTCTTTATGTATATATGATTTTATTTTAGCAGGTAGCCTTCTTGCAGATGAGATAACGCCAAGGCATAAATAGCCCTTAAACTCCTGTCCATTAGTACAGTGCCACACTATTCTTGGAATCAAGTTTCATTCTACAACACTAAACAATGGCTGCCCTGAAGTCTCAGTCGGGGTTTTCTATTCGTGTGACATTCTTGTTGATAATTCTGGTAGTCTTACCGTTTCCTTCTCACTCAGCTGATCCTGATCCACTGCAGGATTTCTGTGTTGGAATTCTGAACAGCACATCAACATCTCTAAACGGTTTTCCTTGCAAGCCTGCTTCCCAAGTTACTTCGGATGACTTCTTCTTTGATGGTCTAAGCAAAGAGGGAAACACAGACAATGTATTTGGATTCAATGTGACCCCAGGAAATGTTCTTTCTTTCCCAGGCTTGAACACGTTAGGTCTCTCAATGAATCGAGTAGACTATGCCCCGGGAGGGATGAATCCACCCCATTCACACCCTCGTGCAACTGAGTCCGGGGTTGTCATCAAGGGGAAACTCTTTGTTGGGTTCGTGACAACGGACAACATGTTCTATTCCAAAGTTTTGACTGCAGGACAGATGTTTGTGGTACCCCGAGGACTAGTGCATTTCCAAATGAATGTTGGGAAGGGGAAGGCATTGACCTTCACAGCTTTTAACAGTCATTTGCCAGGCACAGTCGTCGTTCCAACTACACTATTTGCTTCCAAACCTCCCATTCCTAATGATGTGTTGACTAAGACCTTCCAAGTTGAAACAAGTGTCATTGATGGCATCAAGGCCAAATTTGGTGCTTAAAACTCCATTGTCTCAGGAGTAAAAGCTATAACAGCTGAATAACAGAATGGAAAAGAAAAGCGTAAAATATTAACTTTTGCTCTCAAGTATTAGCTGTGTATTTGTCCCTCATACATCTCCAGGTATGTATTGTGTAATCATCAATAATGCAGAAAGCAACAAGAATTTTTACTTCTTCGTACGGACGTGTACATATGGGTACTCAAATGATTTCTTTGCAGTTACTCATACAAATAAGAGTCATGCTGTTTTTCACCATATCTTTGACGTATACAGTGTGTTATTCGCTATCACTTCTCATATAATTTAGTACTACTTTGCAAGTTTTGGTTTCACTATAGTTTAAGCAATAACAAAATATGCATTTATGCTAATGAAACCTACAAAAGGTGGAGGCCAGCTGAGATTCTATTCTTGTTAATTAAGATTTAAGgaagtaaaaagaaaaacatcatCTCTTCTTAGCGAAATTCAGAAGAACCGGCAGAGGTACATGTTCATGTATTGACTACCGGGCTCTGGCTCTGCTACTCTATTTATATCCTTACTGTCACAAATCCAAAAGAAGATTTAGAAATAAAAGCAACTGCTATAGTGCTACTTAACATGCAATTGAGTGATTTTGAGTCTATGCTGCAAAGACTACATTATTGTAACACAAATAGAACCAATCACATTTACCTTAACAAGGTGGTAAAttttgcgtatacactaccctgcCCAAACCTTACTTTGTGGGATTACAATGAGTTTTGTTTTTATTGTGGTTGTAGTAGATATAGCCAACCACGCTGATGTGGCTTTCTACCGATTAACCACGCTATCCAATGGTCGGGCCATGATGTGGATATTTGTTAAGTTGCACCTCTCAATCAACTAAATGCTACTGGTGTTGTAATAGGCTATGCAGGCATATAGGATCGGGGACGTTCATTTCCATATCTAACCCAGTTGATGACATTGAATAAGTACGGTAAAGCTCGGAGACAATGCAAGAATGCAAATGCC
This DNA window, taken from Nicotiana tabacum cultivar K326 chromosome 4, ASM71507v2, whole genome shotgun sequence, encodes the following:
- the LOC107818048 gene encoding putative myosin-binding protein 5, with translation MASRSFKRLVEQKMGRVGVFFIYAILEWVMIIILFIDGFLAFFTNEFAKFFELKVPCLLCTRIDHIFIKRNSSFYYNDSICEVHKKDISSLAYCHVHKKLSDIRNMCEGCLLSFATEKDSDCDRYKSLVGILHKDIDCFVDGDDQRVSIKSVKNEDEVIKTGAVVILRCSCCGEPLKLRSKYLRNSSINENIYSQAPAPSPRSPLTIWRNEESRNLELPHFRYTELKFTSENDSDLPDDEGHQNAAGRDDIKAASVPLLPDPEDIHDDSCKTPNSARNKFFGIPLSDSAQASPKWPYRPRKLGGDKSEFISDANDTSAADDDILHRLKRQVRLDRKSLMELYMELDEERSASAVAANNAMAMITRLQAEKAAVQMEALQYQRMMEEQAEYDQEALQVMKDLVLKREEEIKVLEAELETYREKYGHIKKVGSEVCEVDADDDYQELKSHSVSSFGERSDCGSPREVDQDGVNELHIERPREYGEGIVDQSNLDFENERSYLQGLLTNLEKKIKIPPDVESHVLEPNVIQERGNENKVTLTREVSLIRERLRAVEAESGFLKHAAMTLQRGGEGTKLLTEIAQHLRELRYSDTATGNADA
- the LOC107818051 gene encoding 5-formyltetrahydrofolate cyclo-ligase, mitochondrial-like isoform X1 — its product is MTNPWTVASIPRFFFTRSAILRRQPSPCSGVATMSAAGEKNFSSDAAHLETIFKQKKALRSVVKRDLKSMDPILRSQEDEAIQRIVMEAPWFKACKRLCAYISSSALREVDTTQIMSHFLGSHPEDLQMQKKLFVPRVEDRNRNMRMLHISSTDDLIANSMDILEPAPVDADGNEREDVLFANEPVDLFLLPGLAFDKAGRRLGRGGGYYDTFLSRYQELAMERNWKQPLKIALCYSVQIVDEGTIPLTPNDILVDALVSPSGVIPISPAALEIRH
- the LOC107818051 gene encoding 5-formyltetrahydrofolate cyclo-ligase, mitochondrial-like isoform X2, whose amino-acid sequence is MTNPWTVASIPRFFFTRSAILRRQPSPCSGVATMSAAGEKNFSSDAAHLETIFKQKKALRSVVKRDLKSMDPILRSQEDEAIQRIVMEAPWFKACKRLCAYISSSALREVDTTQIMSHFLGSHPEMQKKLFVPRVEDRNRNMRMLHISSTDDLIANSMDILEPAPVDADGNEREDVLFANEPVDLFLLPGLAFDKAGRRLGRGGGYYDTFLSRYQELAMERNWKQPLKIALCYSVQIVDEGTIPLTPNDILVDALVSPSGVIPISPAALEIRH
- the LOC107818051 gene encoding 5-formyltetrahydrofolate cyclo-ligase, mitochondrial-like isoform X3, whose protein sequence is MTNPWTVASIPRFFFTRSAILRRQPSPCSGVATMSAAGEKNFSSDAAHLETIFKQKKALRSVVKRDLKSMDPILRSQEDEAIQRIVMEAPWFKACKRLCAYISSSALREVDTTQIMSHFLGSHPEDLQMQKKLFVPRVEDRNRNMRMLHISSTDDLIANSMDILEPAPVDADGNEREDGLAFDKAGRRLGRGGGYYDTFLSRYQELAMERNWKQPLKIALCYSVQIVDEGTIPLTPNDILVDALVSPSGVIPISPAALEIRH
- the LOC107818051 gene encoding 5-formyltetrahydrofolate cyclo-ligase, mitochondrial-like isoform X4, whose product is MTNPWTVASIPRFFFTRSAILRRQPSPCSGVATMSAAGEKNFSSDAAHLETIFKQKKALRSVVKRDLKSMDPILRSQEDEAIQRIVMEAPWFKACKRLCAYISSSALREVDTTQIMSHFLGSHPEDLQMQKKLFVPRVEDRNRNMRMLHISSTDDLIANSMDILEPAPVDADGNEREDVALCYSVQIVDEGTIPLTPNDILVDALVSPSGVIPISPAALEIRH
- the LOC107818054 gene encoding germin-like protein subfamily T member 2 — translated: MAALKSQSGFSIRVTFLLIILVVLPFPSHSADPDPLQDFCVGILNSTSTSLNGFPCKPASQVTSDDFFFDGLSKEGNTDNVFGFNVTPGNVLSFPGLNTLGLSMNRVDYAPGGMNPPHSHPRATESGVVIKGKLFVGFVTTDNMFYSKVLTAGQMFVVPRGLVHFQMNVGKGKALTFTAFNSHLPGTVVVPTTLFASKPPIPNDVLTKTFQVETSVIDGIKAKFGA